gttgaaacaaggttgaacagaccaaatagaaatgctggactcacggatcataactttgctgataattatttgttccaaagttttggagaaccaatcggtaaagttgaaattgcagaattagatgatttatcgtgggtacaagcacatcgatatgttctgtttcaccacgaatcaatggaacctttacgcaagtaagttctagaaatttgataaatattcatcatttaaaaattgtttatagtctaacaaatgaacatatttttaacatagtgagtacaaaaatattgagatctcgttcaggcctccgaagaacacaacatcgagatatcaataagttgtttacgaatcttttcatgaatggttaagccaaacggtatgtaattggagctttcactgacaaataataatatttactcaaaacatttttaattactcagtttactttccattcaataggtttggagtgggaagaacgtcaccgacgaagttaaatggctttcctaaggtccaaatcgggtggttaaaagatgtagtgcgttcctcataaacggattcagatttcatacaaaatatcgcgagagattgaggagaacgcaaaattgtggaatagttattaattcctcaattacaagttatgctagtgctagggacaataatcctgtggagggaaatgtggaatattttggacttcttactgacataattgagttggattactacggcaaatggaaagttgtcttatttcgaggtgattgggccgatgttaatactgcacgtggaatcaagcaagatcaatttggtttcacaatggtaaacttcgctcgattgattcacacaggacaataattgattgatgagccgtatgtattttcttctcaagtcaaacaagttttttactcaaaagatccaactgatgagggttggtacgttgtactccgtaacatccctagagacttgtttgacatgggcagtggatgtagagatgacattgacgacagaacacaaactttgccatttccagaacagaacttaaacgaaaacatccctagtactagtacacaatttcaatgggtccgccaggatacggatgaagatatttacgaattataatgtagtaagcttttacgattatctaattatatttacgaatgatgatatttcaactattttatatgtgatattattgttgtaattgtatactatgttttcaactaatttatttgtattgcagataaaatgcctagaaaaaAGTGTGATTGCACCGCATTGTTCAATGTACTCCAAACTCGGCAGAAACAAACAGcactgaacaacagactgctgttggatcttcgaatgttccggttacacctgaggaacctatagaagttcaaagtaatttaacatttaatttacatgtgtgttgacttcttgtttaattttttttaaatttcgtatattacaatacttttatttttcagatgaaaCTGGTGGGACGCGGAGAGTTCGCGGACGTACGGTACTGAGCGATTTATATGAGCTAGATCCAGTTGAGCATGTCCAAGTAtccagtaatagctttggtcagcctgttggatcagaagctcgccttttagcaggatacatgggcattctagcacggaatgcaaatatgttgccacttaacttcgagtcatggcataaagtgcccgagagtaaaaagaaccaagctctcgataacattaaggtaacaaaacgtgtatgtcatttataatacttgggtttaagtttcgtttacatttactttcttaagttgtgttttttgtaggcgagatttgctctagaggtctccgatgcttatgtaaagaaggcattgggaaaaagatggagagaccataagagcactttaaagaaagactattttaagacaaaaacaacactcgacgagagattacaaaatgtcccgccgggaatgctgaggtaccagtgggaagaggtcgttagattttggacttcgaagaaaggagaggtatgtgtaacttataaaattttgtaattattttactgtatagtatttcctaattaacgtactaataatttcataatgtaggatcgtgaacgagttggaaaaaatagtaggcaacaacaaaaattcactcacacagctgggtcgaaaagtATTGCGTAGCTCATGcagaggtattttgaattttttaatattggcagatatttattactttctatcaattaatatttttactattgtattgtaagaactgtcgtccggtcaaaaagttggacgccttcaactttttgacattacacataggaagaaagatggaaaccctatgactcctgaagctgcagaaattatggtacgtttgcttaatacaatttcacttgttttaattatttatagtgtttattttctaatgatgtatttcatttattgtaatgcaaatatttttaagttatgttgcattgggttttttaatatatattatgttcctaactatgtgatttattttttaggaaaaattaaagtataaaaagtGAGTCTGGGCGattgcttccagtgatagttctgttcatattgacgacattgataaccggattatcactgaagttttgggtcctgaaaggtatggtcgggttcgatttcaaggatcttttgttaacccatcccaatattttggatctagctcgcaACAATATATGCCTTCGGGGGGTCGAGCCGAAGCTGAAGtttagaggttaagagaccagatggctcagatgcaagcgacaataattgagcaaattacacaacttaaagcggaggcaacatcgagagaagctgaggttcaaaaaagatatgaagaactccagctacaattGAAAGCGAGATCAAAGACCCGGTGAAGCcgaggttcaacgaaagtatgaagaactccagaAGACTTAAAGCAGATCTGCAATAAGAGAAGCAAAGGCGGCAGCGAGAGAAGTACAggctgcagcgagggaagcagaggctaaagcgagggaagcagaggctgcagcgagggaagcagagcagcgtcaaaagttcgatgaactccagcagcagcttcagagtatgatgaagatgttcAAAGAATGCAATAAATTACTGccttagactatcgtgtaaatatacttgattttgacttttaatttatcattttaacttttaacatttttgtaagaataatacaaattttattttatttattgatatttattatattatttgtttaatatatagatttattacttttaatttggtttagatatgatttcttcGATTTGTTTTTACGGAgggtgaaaatataaaaaatttattttacaaatcgccaaatttagtggcgttttttaaaaacgccactaaaggtgttaacctttagtggcgtttttggtaaaagcgccgctaaagataaggTTCTTTAGCGCGTTTGTGAAAAAGCGCCCTAAAGATGATGGTCTTCGCGGCGTTGTGGGGAAAGCGCGCTAAAGATTAGGTTCTTTCTTGGAGTTTGTGGTCGAAGTGCGCTATAGATCGTGGTCTTTGCGGCGTTTagagaaacgccgctaaagaccgaatctttagcggcgcttgcagcaaaaacgccgctaaagaccctgatctatagcgaCGCTTcgaccacaaacgccactaaagaacctaatctttagcggcgctttccccacaaacgccgcaaaagaccctgatctatagcggcgcttcaaccataaacgccactaaaggtcttagtcttcagcggcgtttgtgctagaagcgccgctatagaccaacACCTTTAGCGGCGCAGTCATTAGCGGCTTCTGTTGCGgcgctaaaaacgccgctaaaggcctaaaaaagcgccgctaaaagtctgttttggtgtagtgaatgatttaaagaacgttgaggttcatattgagtAGAGACCAACTCttgttcgaagatgtgaagggacATTtattgagtagagacaaactcgacaatgagtttggtttggatagcaaggcagataggcaagcttccattTGGGTAGCATCAAATAAACGAGACAAaatgtgtcgctattgtaaaagttaggtcacgtcaaagcaaattgttataaactgttaaaataaaagagctgctgagagtaacgagaaagatgtagctggtgctaatttagCCGATGAAAGCGGTGTTGATTTCTTGTTACTGTCAACGAGCGAtgtaactccaagctcacgtccgagtggatcctagattcgggatgttctttccacatgtttcccaatagagaatggttctccacatacagtttgGTTAAATGTGGAGTTCTGCACATgagaaacgattcatctagtaaggtaattggtattggtactgttaaaataaggatacacgatgggacaattaggacactctcagatgtaatgtatgtacctgatttacgaaagaatctcatctcattgagtattttagacttgaaaggatgcagaatcaacatctaGTCGAGTGAGATTAAAGTATCTtatggagctctcgttttgttaaaagggaaaaaaccggcagtctttatattct
The window above is part of the Gossypium raimondii isolate GPD5lz chromosome 9, ASM2569854v1, whole genome shotgun sequence genome. Proteins encoded here:
- the LOC128032437 gene encoding uncharacterized protein LOC128032437, with the protein product MGILARNANMLPLNFESWHKVPESKKNQALDNIKARFALEVSDAYVKKALGKRWRDHKSTLKKDYFKTKTTLDERLQNVPPGMLRYQWEEVVRFWTSKKGEDRERVGKNSRQQQKFTHTAGSKSIA